Within the Armatimonadota bacterium genome, the region GAATAGCCGCCTCCGTTGGCAGGTCCAGACCATTGGTGGGTTCATCCAGCACCAGCAGGTTGGGCTCCACTGCCAGCGCACGGGCGATTAACACCCGCTGTCGCTGCCCGCCGGATAGCTCGCGATAGAGCTTGTGTGCCGAATCTGCCAGCCCTACCTGCTGCAGGCATTGCAGGGCAAATTCCCGGTCGGCGCGTCGGGGGGAACGGAAGACGCCTGCGTGCGGATACCGCCCCATCAGCACGATGTCCAGCGCAGTGAGCGGAAACAGGGTGTCCAGCATCTCCCGCTGGGGCACATAGCCGATGCGCAACCCCGGCGCGCGGCTGACTTCCCCCCCCAAAGGCTTCAGGATGCCGAGCAGGCAACGCAACAGGGTGGTCTTGCCGGAGCCGTTGGGTCCCACAAGACCGAAGAAGTCGCCCTGGTAGATGTCCAGGTGGATGTTCTGCAGAACCACCTGCCGACCGTAGCCCAGCTGTACTTTTTGGAACCGAACGAGCGGTTCATACGTCATGCCCATTTCATCCCATCTCCTCTGTGCCACCGAACGGAGTGGAGCATCCCGCCCTTCGCTCGAATCATCCCTATCGTCGCCGCGGGCTTTAGCCTGCGCGGTAGCTACGGCTCGGCAGGAGCCTCGCCCTCTAATCCGCGCGTGGAGGCTCGCCGGAGCCGCTACTTGCCTGCCAGCGCGGAAGCGACCCGGTTCACCATCGCATCGATCATACTGAAATAGCTGGTGGTACCCTCCGCACCGACAGCGGCGGGCAGTACCACCACCTTTGCGCCCGTCTCACGCGCGATGGCGTCAGGGAAGCGACGGGAGCGAAAATGCTCCATCAGAATCACCCGACAGTTTGCGTTCTTCATCCGCGCGATGACCTCCCGCAAGTGCCCTGGCGATGGCGGGATACCCGGCTTGGGTTCTATTGTCGCCAGCTCCTGCAAGCCAAATCGCTGCAGGAAGTAGGGCAGGCTTTTGTGATAGACCACTACCGGCTCTCCCCGATAGGGAGCAAGTATCTGTTGCCACCGTTTGAGGTGTTCGTCTATCTGACGCACGAACGCCTCGTAGTTTTGCTGATATGCCTGCGCGTTTGCCGGGTCCACCCGTTTCAAGCCTTCCAGAATGTTTCGCGCGGCGATTTTGGCGTTGGCGGGGTCGAACAGGTAATGCGGGTTGCCGTAGATGTGGATGTCGCCCATGGAAGGGTCTACCCGCCCGGTGGGTATCTCCAGCTTTTTCATCCCTGCCGAGCAGTCTACGTATCCTGTCGCCCCGCGCAGGATGGAGGCGTTGCGTGCGCCAGCGAGCAGGTCGTCCGCCCAGAGGTCCAGGTCCATCCCCACGCGCACGAACAGTCTGGCGCGTGACAGCTCCAGAGCCATGCTGGGGCGCGGAGTGACCAGATGGAAGTCGTCCTGTGGGCGTGCCAGTGCACTCACCTGCACATGGTTGCCTCCAATCTGCTTCACGATGTCCGCCAGGTCGGTGAAGGTAGCCACCACACGCACCTGCGCCATAGCAGGCAGGGTGATCAGTATCCAGAATGCGGTCAGTATTTGCTTCATCGCTCTCCTCCTATTGGGTGCTCTCCAACGGATGGGAATGCGGACCGAAGCCGAACATCAGCTGCAGCAACAGTTCGTTGCGCACGCTGTCGTCGGCTGGCTTCAGGTTGCGCCACTGCAGTCGGATGAACGACTGCTCGTTGAGGCGATAGGTGAGTATCGCGCTCAGTGCCCTGTCCGCTCCAGCCACGTCTTCGTCCGCTGTCAGGAAGGCACGTTTGGACCAGTCGTAGCGCACACCGTACTCCCAGTAGCGGTCGGGCTTGTAGGAGGCGAGCAGGTAGTAGCCGTCCCGGTTGACGCCAGCGCCGCCGCTCTCGCGCCGATGCTGGAGCCATTCTCCTGCCAGTAGCAGCCGCTGTGCCGCCCCGAAGAAACGACGGTACTGAAAATCTATTCCCAGCAGGCGCAAATTGTCGCCGTTCTGTGCGCGAGTGGTCGCTCCCGAAAAGCCGATTTCCAGCTCATTGTCTCGGTTGAGGACGGGTGCCAAGGTCAGACGTGCCATTCGAAGCAGTTGTCCCTGTGCGCTCAAGGCAGCAGGGTCGTCGTGTTCTGCCCCTTCCTCTTCGTGCGTGTGCTCGTGAGCATGGGGCACACCCAGCGCGGCGTGGTCGTTCAGGGTGAATAGCCCTACCTGCAGTTCCGCGTACAGGTTGCTGGATGGCGCAAGGTACTTCAGCACGCCTCCATTGGAAATGGCTCCGTGCTCGCCCAGCAGGTTCACCACTGGCAGAGGGTAGTCCCGATACAACAGCTGGTGGGGGTGGATGGGGTTCACCCTTCCGAAAGGCAAACGCATTCTGCCCAGTCTGGCTCCAAACGGCGTATTGCCCAGCTGGATGACGGTAGCGTACGCCTCTTCGACCGATGCCGAGAAGTCTTCCTCTTTGTCAAAGGCAACGATGGCGTCGAAGCGGATGCTGGGGTAGACGTAGCTCTGGAATGCCATCTCCAGCTCGTCCTGCTCGAAGCGGTTGCGGTTGTCATTGCGCTTGCGGTCCTGGAACAACGCGCCGCCGTTAGCAACCACGCTGATTTGAGGTAAGTTCGTCGCGGGTGCGGCTGGTGCAGCTTGCTGGGCTTCCTGTTCCGCCAGCTTCTGCTCCAGTTCGCGCAGTCGCTCGGTCATCTGCTGAATCTGCGCCTTCAGGTCGTCAATCTCCCTTTGCAGGGCAGGGTCGGGCGCGGACAGCACCGCGCTCCACGTACAGCACAGCAGTACAAGCGTTATGACAAATACGCGCATGAGTCGTCACACCTCCCGGATAGAGTAGTATGGAACAGTCATCGTCTTGCGCGACGATGCACGACAGGTTGGATGGACACAGAGGCAGCTATCCCTGAGGAGGCGCGCGTGGAGAGAAGGCACTCGTGACGATGCGGTGGTTGAGAAGGGCAACGGGGAAAAGCCGTTCGGCATCATGCGGCGGTGTGGGAGTGTTTGGAGCCGCTTCTACCTCAGCAGTACTCACCGTTTCCCACTGACATGCCACGCACTGTACCGAACAGGATTGCTCCCGGTAGTGGATGCCCGTTCCCTCCCGAGGTGCGCGCACAAGGTGGTGGTGTGCAAAAGGCAACATCACCACCCACGCTATCCAGAAAAGGGCAAATATGGTACAGCGTGCGCGCAGCATCGGTAGCACAAACTCCCTTCTTCCATAATACCATACGCTGTTCATCTACGCAACGTGTGGTGTGTCTTTGACAGGCACGAAGAGGGGGGCACACAGTGTGACTGCTGGGTGGCGGAGACACGTGAAGGTTGTAAACTTCATATATACCCGCACAAAACTGCGATTTGCCAACCGCCTTACCGATAATAAAAACACGCCATAGTACGGGGGTGATAGTGATGAAACAGTGGTGTGGCGCAGCAGGGTTTCTGGTTGTGCTGGGCATCGTGTTTCTGGTAGGCTGTGGGGGAGGTGTTTTCAGCACCAGCAAAACGCTCACGGACCCGCTCGGTCTGCAGGGCAAAAGTGCGAACATGGACGCCGAGGTTGCTGTGGACGGCCTCACGACGCAGATCTCTGCGAGTCAGCAGGATGCCCTGCGATTCACCCTCAATAACCTGACAACCCCGAGCAGTTTTTACGAGGGTATGAGCACGATGGAGGTTTCCCAGCAGGCAACTCTGACCCTCTCCATCGCCTCCAACAGCGCACTGCCGTCCACCCTCGTCCTGCGTGATGTGGACCTGCGCGTGGTGGTACGCGCATCCGAGGGCACCTCCCGCACTTCACCGCCAGTAGAGTTCCGGTACACTGGCTTCCTCACCCTGGACCGCCAGCCGGATGGCAGCTACAGGGCACGGGAGAACCTATCTTTTGCGGACGAACTGGACAGGTTCGACGGCTCCGCGCTGATAGCCATTCTGGTTGGAGGGAGCGCCAATACGGTGATTGCGGACATCTCCTTCACCGCGAATACCAGTTCGCCCAACATACCCTCCGGCAGTACGGTGAGATTCGCCTTACAGTTCGGCAGCAGCAGCGCCCTCATCCGATGGTAGGCGGTTGCTTTCTCGTCCAGAGGAACCCCTGCCCTCCCTGTCGAAGCTGCTACTGACAAGCGAGCACTGTCAGGAGGCTCAAGCGATGCAACCGAAATATGTGATTGGGCTGGACTACGGAACCAATTCGGTGCGTACGCTCGTCGTGCGGGTGCACGATGGCTTTGAGGCTGGCACCTACGTGTTTGAATATCCCCATGGCGACGCGGGCATCCTGCTGGATAGCGCAGACCCCAATCTCGCCCGACAGCACCCCGCCGACTACCTTCAAGGAGCGGAGGTCTCGGTGCGTGCGGCATTAGAAGATGCCCGTCGCAACGACCCCGATTTCGCCCCGGAGCGCATCATCGGCATCGGGGTAGACACCACCGGAAGCACGCCCCTGCCTGTGGACGAGAACGGCGTGCCCCTTGCCTTCCAGGAGCGATTTCACAATAATCTGAACGCGATGGCGTGGCTGTGGAAGGACCATACTTCTACCGAAGAGGCGGTCACCATCACCGAAACCGCGGCGAAGATGCGTCCGCAATACCTTGCCAAGTGCGGCAACTCCTACTCGTCCGAGTGGTTCTGGGCGAAGATATGGCACTGCCTCCGCACCGACCCCGAGGTGTTCGAAGCGGCGTATACCTGGGTAGAGTGCGCGGACTGGATACCTGCTGTGCTGACAGGCAATGACCATCCCTCTCGCATCCTGCGGGGCGTGTGCGCCGCCGGACACAAGGCGCTGTACAATCCGCAGTGGGGCGGCTTGCCCGACAAGGAGTTCCTTTCCGCCCTGCACCCGAAGCTGGCGCTACTGCGCGATCGGCTATACGATGTCGCCTACACTTCCGACCATCCCGCCGGACGCCTGACCGCCGAGTGGGCGGCGAAGCTGGGCTTGCCAGAGGGTATTCCGGTGGCGGTAGGAGCGTTCGACGCGCATCTGGGTGGTGTGGGCGCAGGCATCCGGCCGGGCACGCTGGTCAAAATCATCGGCACCTCCTGCTGCGATATGATGGTGGTTCCCAACACCGAGCCGCTGGCAGATATTCCCGGCACCACCGGCATCGTGGACGGCTCCATCCTGCCGGGCTACTTCGGCATCGAGTTGGGGCAAAGCGCGTTCGGCGACATCTATAACTGGTTCGTCAACTACATCGAGCCGGGCGGACCCGACCTTGGCTCGCACGAGGCGTTGACGGTGAAGGCACGGCAGCTCAAACCGGGGCAATCGGGCTTGCTTGCGCTGGACTGGAACAACGGCAACCGCTCCATCCTGGGCGACCAGCGGCTGGTGGGCTTATTAGTGGGGCAAACCCTGCATACCACTCCCCAAGAGATTTACCGCGCGCTGATTGAAGCCACCTGCTTCGGCTCGCTGGTGATTATGAACCAGCTGGAAAATTACGGCGTGGCGATCAAGGATGTGATTGCCTGCGGCGGCGTGGCGGAGAAGAACCCGCTGGTGATGCAGATTCTGGCGGACGTGAGTGGTCGCACCATCCGGCTGGCTCGTTCCTCACAGACCTGCGCGCTGGGCGCGGCGATCGCGGGCGCGGTAGTGGCTGGTAAAGAGGCTGGCGGTTATGCGACTTTTGAAGAGGCACAGGCGGCGATGTGCGGGCTGAAAGATGTCGCTTACGAGCCGAACCCGCAGGCGCAGGCGGTGTACCGCGAGCTGTTCGCGCTGTACAAAGACCTGCACGACGCCTTCGGCACGCGCGAGTGGCGGGGCAACCTGCACCATGTAATGAAACGGCTGATCGACATCCGCAACACTGCAAGGCAGGGTGCATAGTACCACCCCCTCTCCCGAGGGATTCGGGAGAGGGGGTGAGGGTTACTCATCTCCAATTGCGCCGAAGTTGCGCACGAGGATACCGAAGTCAAACAGCGTGACCTCTTCGTCCCCGTCCAGGTCGGCGTCGGGGTTCCAGTTATCGTCGCCGGGCATGCTTCCGAAAGCGGCAACCAGCACGCCGAAGTCGAATAGAGTCACCTCATTATCGCCATCGATGTCGCCGTTGAGCAGTTCGATACTCAGGTTGGTAACGCTGCCACCGCTGGTGTCTACCGAAAGCGTACGCCGCAGCCAGTGGCTCACCTTCACCGACAGGTCAAACGCTCCGCGGCGCGGTGCGGTAAAGCGGAAAACACCGCCCTCGCCGATGGCAACATCCACCCTCTGGAAAGGCTCGGTCTGTCCGGGCTCGCGCAGTTCAAAGGTCACGGATGGCGGAAGCGTGCCTGCGTAATCGCCAAAGGTGATGGTGCCGCCTACTTTGGGCAGCGCGAAGGGGTTTCGCGCCAGCACCACACGCCCATCCGCACCGCCGTAGGCAAACGTCTCCCCATCCGGCGAGAAAGCCACCGAGTACACCGCTGAACTGGTCTCCTGATTGTACATCGCCAGCGGCGCGCCGTCGGAAACCCGCCACAGGCGCACTGTGCCATCCCGACCGCCGGAGACCAGCGTCTGACCGTCGGGCGAGAAGCTCACCCCGTACACCCAGTTGGTGTGACCGGTCAGGGTGCGCAACAGAGCGCCGTCGGAAACCCGCCACAGGCGCACGGTGTTGTCGAAGCTGGACGAGGCGAGCAGGCTGCCGTCGGGTGAGAAGTCCACCGCGGTGATGCCGCTGGTATGCCCGGTCAGGGTACGCAACAGCACTCCATCCGACACACGCCAGACGCGGATGCCGCCGTTCTGCCCACCCGACGCCACCAGACTGCCATCCGGCGAGAAGGCGATACAGCGTATCCACTCCGGGCTGCTGATGGTTTTGACGGGTGTATTGTTCGGTATCTGCCAGAACTTGATGAGACCATCGGTGCCGCCAGTGGCGACCAGACTGCCGTCCGGCAGGTAACGCACCGCGTACATGTACGCGCTGTGGCCCAGAAAGCTGGCAAGCAGAGTGCCATCCGTCACGCTCCAGAACTGTACCGTTCGTTCGAACAGCACATCGGTGAGGGTGCTTCCGTCGGGGGAGATGGCCAGTCCACGCACTGCGGTGCCTGCTGAGAAGTTTCTGACGAGCGCACCATCGGAAGCGCGGTACACCTTAGCGGTGGTGTCCTCACTGCCCGATGCCAGCAGACTGCCGTCCGCCGTAAAACTGAGCACGTTCACCCAGCTGGTATGCTGTTTGGTCATCCACACGATGTCGGGGCTTCCTTGGGCAAGTGCGGGAAGTATCAGGGCATACCAGAGGACACTCAGCGCGGCGAACCGAGAGACATGATGTGACCACATGACTTTCACTCCTTTCTCCTCTCGAAAAATGGGTTGCGAACCGTGCTCATTGTAGATTTTCGCCCCAGATTTGTCAAGCAATTTGAGCGACCAGGTGGGTCAATTTGTCAAAGTTGTCAACGGGGAGGAACTTCTCGCTTTGTGGAGAACATCTGTAGCGGATTCTTCTCATCGGTGGAGGTTGAACAACATGCGCACGGTCAAGATGGCATGGGTAGTACTGTGTTTGACTGCTGCACTCTGTATGGCGGATTCGCTGGAAGAAGGCTTTCGCAACCCGCCGAATTCCGCCAAACCGCATACCTGGTGGCACTGGGTCAACGATAACATCAGCAAGGAGGGTATCACCGCCGACCTGGAGGCAATGAAGCGTGCAGGCATTGGCGGGGCACAGATATTTCACGTGGATGTGGGCGTGCCATCAGGTGGCGTGACCTTCATGAGCGACCGCTGGCGCGAGATGATAGTGCACGCCGTCAAAGAGGCAAATCGGCTGGGCATCGAACTGTGTATTCACAACTGCGCGGGCTGGTCCAGCAGTGGCGGACCGTGGGTGAAGCCAGAACACGCCATGTTGATAGTCGTCACACGGGCAGTGCAGGTGCAGGGACCCCGACGCTTTTCCGAACAGTTACCTCAACCGGAAAGAAGGGCGGGGTTCTATCGGGACATCGCCGTGCTTGCCTTTCCCACCCCCAGAGGCAACCTGCGCATCCAGAACCTGCGGGGCAAGGCGGCTTACGATCGTCATGACAATATCCAGCCTGTTGCGGAATCAGATGCTCCTGCCGAAAGCGTCGTTGCCCGGGAGGGGGTGTTGAACCTTACTGCGTTGCTGGAGGTGGATGGGCGACTGACCTGGGATGTGCCAGAGGGCGACTGGACGATTTTGCGCGTCGGCTACACCCCTACCGGCAAAGATAACCATCCGGCGACCCCCGAAGGGCGGGGGCTGGAAGTAGACAAGATGAGCAAAGAGGCGCTGGATGCCTTCTGGAACGACGGCATGATGGCGACCGTGCTGCGCGATGTGGGTGTGCTGGCAGGCAAAACACTCAACAACGCGCTGGTGGACAGCTACGAGGTAGGCAGTCAGAACTGGACGCCCCGCTTCCGCGAGGAGTTTCAACGGAGACGTGGCTATGACCCGCTGCCCTTCCTGCCGGTGTTCGCAGGGTACGTGGTCGGCTCGCCGGAAATCTCCGAGCGGTTCCTGTGGGATGTGCGCCAGACCGTTTCGGAACTGTTCGTGGAGAACTACTACGGGCACTTCGCCAGCCTCTGCCGGAAGCATGGACTGCTCTTTTCCACCGAGCCATACGGCAATGGCACGTTTGATGACCTCGCCGCGGGTGGACGTGCCGATATCCCCATGGGCGAGTTCTGGATAGGCGGTGGAGCGCAGGAGACCGCTAAACTGGCGGCATCCTCGGCGCACATCTATGGCAGGAGCATTGTCGGAGCAGAGTCCTTTACGGCCACCCCCGAGATGGGCAGGTGGCAGAACGACCCCTACTCCATGAAAGCGCTGGGCGACCACATCTTCTGCCTAGGCGTCAATCGCTTCATCTTCCACCGTTACGCGCATCAACCCTGGTTGAACGTCCAGCCGGGCATGACAATGGGACCCTGGGGCTTCCACTTTGAGCGCACTAATACCTGGTGGGAGCAGGGCAGAGCATGGCTGAAATACCTTGCCCGATGCCAGTACCTGCTGCAACAGGGGCGATTCGTGGCGGATGTCGCATTCTACGTGGGTGAACACCAGCCGATTTCCGCGACCTTCCGTCCCGACCTGCGGGCGAGGGGTTACGACTACGATAGCCTGAACAGGGAGGTGTTGCTGAGAGCCACAGTGCGCGACGGCAGGATCGCTCTACCCAGCGGGATGACCTATCGTCTGCTGGTATTGCCGGAGAGCCGTTTCATGACACCACGTGTGCTGCGCAAGGTGGCGGAGCTGGTACGAGCGGGTGCGGTCGTTCTCGGACCGAAACCCGAGAAATCGCCCAGTCTGAGCAGATATCCCCGGTGCGACGAAGAGGTTCGCCGACTGGCGGAGGAGGTGTGGGGAAACTGCGACGGCGTGAATGTCCAGGAGCACGCTTACGGCAAGGGCAAGGTCGTGTGGGGCAAGAGCGTGGAGCAGGTGCTTGCCGAGATGAAAGTGCTCCCCGACTTTGTGGGTTCGCCGGGCAGTCGGCTAGATTTTATTCATCGCGTCGTGGGCGATACGGATATCTACTTTGTGTCCAATCAGCGACAGCGCACCGAGGAGGTAGAAGCTATCTTCCGCGTGAGCGGCAAAATACCCCAGCTCTGGCATCCCGATACCGGTGTGATAGAACCCGCGCCTGTATACCGTGTGCAGGGAGGACGCACTATAGTGCCGTTGCGACTGGACCCGTCGGGTTCGGTGTTTGTGGTGTTCCGCAAGTCGGCGCAGCCAGCACAGCATTTCACCATGGTTCGCGCTCCCGGCGCCGTCCAGCGCAAGCCGAGTCAGCTGGTTATCCGTCGCGCGGTGTATGAGGCGGTAGACGGTGCTGGCGGTGCAGATGTCACGGAACGCCTGCGAACGTTCGTCCAGAACGGCACGCTGTCGCTCAACGTGAACAATACCACCATGGGCGGCGATCCTACTCCCCAGCACTACAAACGCCTGCGCGTGGAGTATACCCTAGATGGCAAAGAATACACTCTCATCGTCAACGAGAACGCCGATCTGGAAATCCCCGAACGCGAAGGGGCGGGGGTGTTGCCTGCGTACGAACTGCGGGTGGATCCCAGGGGCAAAGCGGAGTTGCTGGCATGGCGAGCGGGTACCTACGAACTGCGAATGCCCAGCGGGAAGACACTGCGCATCCAGGCGAGTAGCCCGGTGCAAACGCTCAAGGTGCAGGGTGCATGGAGCGTGCATTTCCCCAAAGGATGGGGTGCGCCGGAAAAGGTGGTGTTTGACCGCCTGATTTCGTGGACAGAACATCCCGACCCCGGCGTGCGCTACTTCTCGGGTACCGCTCGCTATGAGAAGACCCTGGAGATACCGTCTTCCCTGATTGCGCCGGATCGCAGGTTATACCTCTCTCTGGGCGAGGTGAAAAACCTGTGCGAGGTATGGCTAAACGGCAAGTATCTGGGCATTCTGTGGAAGCCACCGTTCCGTGTGGATATTACCAGTGCAGTGCGCCCGGGGCAGAACAAGCTGGAAGTGCATGTCACCAACCTGTGGGTCAACCGCCTCATCGGCGATGAGCAGTATCCTGATGACTGCGAGTGGCAAGGAAGTCAGTTGAAAGCCTTCCCGCAGTGGTTTATCGAGGGCAAGCCGCGTCCCGTGCCTCAGCGGTTGACCTTCACTACCTGGAAGCACTGGAACCGGGATGCTCCCCTGCGCCCATCGGGTTTGCTGGGCGAGGTGGAGGTGTATGCTGTTCGCAAGATGATGCTCCGATTGCGGTGAGGTATAATAGGAGCGGTGGCAGATGATGGAAATACACACCGTTGACGATCTGATACAGATTCTGCGTGAACACCCGGAGTGGCGAGACCGCTTGCGGGACGTGCTCTTCACGGAAGAGGAGAAGCAGGCGCCCGATCGCTTGCGTCGGGTGGAGGAAGCCCTCGATCGTCTGACCCACAGCCACGAGCGAGCGATTTCGCGTTTAGAACGCCTGGAGGCGAGTGTGGAGAAACTGTGGGAGAGCCACCAGCAGGCGTTGGCGCGTTTGGAGAGGCTGGAGGCGAGTGTGGAGAAACTGTGGGAGAGCCACCAGCAGGCGTTGGCGCGTTTGGAGAGGCTGGAGGCGAGTGTGGAGAAACTGTGGGAGAGCCACCAGCAGGCGTTGGCGCGTTTGGAGAGGCTGGAGGCGAGCGTTGAGAAGTTATGGGAGAGCCACCAGCAGGCGTTGGCGCGTTTGGAGAGGCTGGAGGCGAGTGTGGAGAAACTGTGGGAGAGCCACCAGCAGGCGTTGGCGCGTTTGGAGAGGCTGGAGGCGAGCGTTGAGAAGTTATGGGAGAGCCACCAGCAGGCGTTGGCGCGTTTGGAGAGGCTGGAGGCGAGTGTGGAGAAACTGTGGGAGAGCCACCAGCAGGCGTTGGCGCGTTTGGAGAGGCTGGAGGCGAGCGTTGAGAAGTTATGGGAGAGCCACCAGCAGGCGTTGGCGCGTTTGGAGAGGCTGGAGGCGAGTGTGGAGAAACTGTGGGAGAGCCACCAGCAGCTTCTGGAGGAAGTTCGTGAACTCAAGCAGACTGTCGAACGCCTGACCAACTGGGTAGAGAGACTGAGCACCGAAGTTGGCAAATGGCGTGGCTACACGCTGGAGCTGCGCTTTCACCAGAGAGCCAGTGCGATACTGGGCTATTACGTCAAGCGTCCACGTGTTGTGGACCTGGGGCTGTTTGTGGAGGACTTGTTGGATGCAGGCACACAGCTCACAGACAAGGAGAAGCAGGAACTACTGCAGATAGATGAGCTGGTCTCGGCAAAACATCCCCATACGGGAGAGCCTATCCACATCGCGATAGAAGTTTCGTGGATGATATTTCCCGCGGACGTGGAGCGCATCAGCAAGCGTGCTGCTATCCTGACACAGCACGGGGTGCAGACCTTTCCGGCGGTGGCAGGCGAAGGGATTACCCCCGATGCCAAAGAACTCGCCCAGCGAGAGAAAGTGCTGGTCATCCTGGACGGTGCGGTGGATATGTCTGACTATTCGTGGGTGCGGTGATGGGAAGTGAAGCGAAGCCTGACACTATCCTGATAGAGGGCATCACCTTTCACGCCTATCATGGTGCCTCCGATGAGGAGCAGGCGATAGGTCATCGCTACAGCGTGGATGTGGTGCTGGAATACGACATCCTTCCTGCTGCCCAGAGCGATGACCTGTCGCGCACCATCAACTATTCGGCGGTGGCGAAGCGCGTGTTAGCCATCAGCACGGAGAACCAGTTTCGGCTGATAGAGACCTTAGCCGAACGTATCGCCGAAGACATCCTGCAGAACTTTCCTGCATCGGCAGTAGAGGTCACCGTGCGTAAGGTGCTACCCCCCATGAAAGTACCCGCGCAAGCGACGGGGGTGAGGATCCGGAGGGAAAGACAGGGGGCGAGTAGATAAGCCTGTGGCTACGTCAGGATGGACGCACTGCTATTCTTCCTGCTCCCCATACGACTCGAACCGTTCGTCTGTCTCCTCGATATCCTCTTCGTCAAAAGGCTCCTCGCCGCGTAGGGCTAAGCGCACCAGGTACCAGCTGAACAGTCCGCAGGCAGTGCCCAGCGCAGATTTCGCCGGAATCCCTGAGGCAGAGACCAGCCACCTTGCATCCCAACGCAATCGGAGTAGCATCCACAAGATACCGCCCCAGATTAGAACGGTGGACACGATACCCACTACCCCTGCTAGCAGAACAATCACACGAAGTGCACCTTGGACCACAGGCGTGTGGACGCGGCGGTATCGAAGGTAGTCCACAGCGGTCAGGATACCTGCGGGCAGTACCAGAATAGTCCACACAATGATTAGCACGGCGGATATGGTATCGTGATTCAACCAGAATGCCAGGGCTGGGATGAAAACCAGCGCTAACAGCAACAGGGTGACTCGCATTAGACTCACCTTCTCTGGGCGAGTTTAACCCTACCAAGCGTTGCTTCACACTGTTCTCTAGTGCTCTGTCAAGTCTCAATTTATTATAGACCACCCGTCGACTGGAAGTCGCTGGCACGTGCACAAAACCCCTTTCGGGGGTGGATAACCTGCGCTAGCAGGTTGCGTTCCCTGTTGCCCGCGATTTCCATCGCTGGGGCAATACCAACACCTTAAGGAAAAGATTTGACAAAGTACTACTATCTTGAGTGAGCAAATAGGAAGGATAGCGGCTCCTGCGGTGGAGCAGCTACATACCCTGCTGGCACAGATGACGGGGCGTGCCGGGAGCGGAGAATAACCTGCCCATCAGATTCTCGTGCTTGCAACACCTCCCCTTCTCATGTTACAATAAACCTGCACTTCTTGGGGGAGGGCTTTCTATGGTTATCGGCTTAGGCGCGGACCACGCTGGCTACCACTTAAAAAACATTGTGCGCTCTTACCTGCAGCAGCAAGGTATCACCGTACGCGACTTTGGCACTCACACCGACTCCCCCTGCGATTACC harbors:
- a CDS encoding ABC transporter ATP-binding protein, whose amino-acid sequence is MGMTYEPLVRFQKVQLGYGRQVVLQNIHLDIYQGDFFGLVGPNGSGKTTLLRCLLGILKPLGGEVSRAPGLRIGYVPQREMLDTLFPLTALDIVLMGRYPHAGVFRSPRRADREFALQCLQQVGLADSAHKLYRELSGGQRQRVLIARALAVEPNLLVLDEPTNGLDLPTEAAILGLIEQLHSQSGLTIVLVSHVLNVVARYATRMGVLLDGRLLAGEAEQLLQEQVLQEVYGVPVCVQRLNHHYIVAVREMAEECGDA
- a CDS encoding dihydroneopterin aldolase, translated to MGSEAKPDTILIEGITFHAYHGASDEEQAIGHRYSVDVVLEYDILPAAQSDDLSRTINYSAVAKRVLAISTENQFRLIETLAERIAEDILQNFPASAVEVTVRKVLPPMKVPAQATGVRIRRERQGASR
- the araB gene encoding ribulokinase — translated: MQPKYVIGLDYGTNSVRTLVVRVHDGFEAGTYVFEYPHGDAGILLDSADPNLARQHPADYLQGAEVSVRAALEDARRNDPDFAPERIIGIGVDTTGSTPLPVDENGVPLAFQERFHNNLNAMAWLWKDHTSTEEAVTITETAAKMRPQYLAKCGNSYSSEWFWAKIWHCLRTDPEVFEAAYTWVECADWIPAVLTGNDHPSRILRGVCAAGHKALYNPQWGGLPDKEFLSALHPKLALLRDRLYDVAYTSDHPAGRLTAEWAAKLGLPEGIPVAVGAFDAHLGGVGAGIRPGTLVKIIGTSCCDMMVVPNTEPLADIPGTTGIVDGSILPGYFGIELGQSAFGDIYNWFVNYIEPGGPDLGSHEALTVKARQLKPGQSGLLALDWNNGNRSILGDQRLVGLLVGQTLHTTPQEIYRALIEATCFGSLVIMNQLENYGVAIKDVIACGGVAEKNPLVMQILADVSGRTIRLARSSQTCALGAAIAGAVVAGKEAGGYATFEEAQAAMCGLKDVAYEPNPQAQAVYRELFALYKDLHDAFGTREWRGNLHHVMKRLIDIRNTARQGA
- the scbA gene encoding adhesin, which encodes MKQILTAFWILITLPAMAQVRVVATFTDLADIVKQIGGNHVQVSALARPQDDFHLVTPRPSMALELSRARLFVRVGMDLDLWADDLLAGARNASILRGATGYVDCSAGMKKLEIPTGRVDPSMGDIHIYGNPHYLFDPANAKIAARNILEGLKRVDPANAQAYQQNYEAFVRQIDEHLKRWQQILAPYRGEPVVVYHKSLPYFLQRFGLQELATIEPKPGIPPSPGHLREVIARMKNANCRVILMEHFRSRRFPDAIARETGAKVVVLPAAVGAEGTTSYFSMIDAMVNRVASALAGK